The stretch of DNA CAGCAGATCGTCGATCGTCAGGCCGTATTTGCGGACCAGGTAACCGACTCCGCCGCCCAGCGTGATCCCGCCGATCCCCACCGAGCCGGTGTCGCCGAAGCCGGTGGCCAGCCCGTAGGCACCCGCTTTGGTTGTGTATTCGCCTGCCGTCAAGCCGGTCTCAGCCCACGCCGTGCGATGTTCGACATCGATGTCGAGAGCCCGCATGTCCCGCAGGTCGAGCACAATGCCTCCCTCTGAAGCGCTGTGACCGGCGCCGCTATGCCCGCCGCTGCGCACGGCAAGCTCGATCCCGCTCTCGCGTGCCAGCGAGATGACGCGTGCGACATCGCTTGCATCCGTGGGCCTAACGATGAGTGCCGGCCGGCGGTCGAACTCGCCGGAAAAAACGGTGCGCGCCTGGTCATAGCCGGGGTCATCGGGGGTGATCACCCGGCCGTTCAGCGTGGCGCACAGTTCGGTGATTTCGTATCCGTCTCGGGTAAAGGCACGCCCGTCCCCAGCTTCCCTCGCATCGCGGGTGGCGTGAATTTTAACGTCCTTATTTGTTGGTGACATGTCTGTTACTCCTTTGGATGTTGTTTCTCGTTGAAGCCTGTTCTATATCGACTAATTGTACACAAATTATCCATATTATGTCTACGCTCCACAGTATTACTCGATGTTTCACCTTCGCCTGCTATGGGTGATCGGGCGGGCGATCACCAAAGAAGAGATCCTCACTTTTTGGACTAAAGGGATATTA from Candidatus Zixiibacteriota bacterium encodes:
- a CDS encoding FAD-dependent oxidoreductase; translation: MSPTNKDVKIHATRDAREAGDGRAFTRDGYEITELCATLNGRVITPDDPGYDQARTVFSGEFDRRPALIVRPTDASDVARVISLARESGIELAVRSGGHSGAGHSASEGGIVLDLRDMRALDIDVEHRTAWAETGLTAGEYTTKAGAYGLATGFGDTGSVGIGGITLGGGVGYLVRKYGLTIDDLLAAEVVTADGQLLRADADTHPDLFWALRGGGGNFGV